CGTCGAAGCGCCGCCGTCCGGCATAACTGTTGCGTGCACTTCGCTTGATGCCACCGGTAGCAACAACCCTCCGAAAGAAGCGGCAGAGTGTCCCGGTTGATTGTCATCATTCGGCAGCACAAGCCTGTGACCGTGCCACGACGTCGTCACACTCGCCCCGTTCTCTGAAGCTGCGCCTGAAATCTGTCCGTCCCACGGGGCTTCGATTGCCGCGCCCAGCGTCATTCCGGCTCCGGGCTTGTCCGGATCGTCCAGCAGCTTTGCCGCCTCGTCCAGCGGAGGCGAAGCCAGCAGGTCAACTTCTCCACGGTCTGGAAGATAGGCTTTGATCTGAAGAACACTCATCCCGCGGCCCGGCAGCAGCGTGGCCGACGTGAACTCCGGCCCCGCATCTCCCGGCAGTGGCGAGCGCTGCAACACCACGACATCCTGTCCGCCAGGCCGTATGGCCTGCGGTTCTGGTGCGGACGGAACGCCCCGTATCTCTGCCTTCAGCCGTGCGAAGTGTCCCTTCCTGTGTTCGTGCCAGCCCACAGCCAGGCCAACCACCACCAGAATCACCACAACAATCGTCAGAATTCCCGAACGCACCGCGCCCTGCCACACGCGGTCGCGCCAGCTCGCCAGGCCCTTCCGCAACAGGTTCGTATACATTCTGCTTAATCTTGGATCTTCCAACGCCTCACCCGATCAATCTTTGCAATCGATTCATTCTACGCAGTCAGCAAAAGCCTTGTCCCTGCAACCGAATCTTCTAAGATGCCACTATCATGGGATCAGTGGCACCCTCCAAAGTACAAAAGACAGCCAGCGTTCTGAAGCAGCTTGACGAAGCCATCGTCAACTGCGAACTCTGCCCGCGTCTGCGCGAATACTGCCAGCGCATCGCCCAAACCAAACGCCGCGCCTACCAGGATCAAACCTACTGGGGGCGCCCCGTTCCTGGTTTTGGCGACCTTCATCCCCGAATCCTCGTCCTCGGCCTCGCACCCGGAGCGCACGGCGCCAACCGCACCGGCCGCATGTTCACCGGCGACGGCTCCGGATACTTCATGTATCCCGTTCTCTATGACGCAGGATTGGCCAATCAGCCTACAGCCGTCAGCCGTGACGACGGCCTTAAACTGCATCACACGCGTATTCTCTCCATCGTCCGTTGCGCGCCACCGGCGGACAAGCCCACGCCTGCAGAGATACGCAACTGTGCCCCGTATCTGGCACGCGAAATCGACGCGCTGCCCACCGTCCGCGTCGTTCTTTGTCTTGGAAAGATTGCCTTCGACAGCTATCTCTCGTACCTGCATCGTGCCGGCGTCATCTCCCGCAAGTCGGAGTACAAATTTGCCCACGCCGCCGAATACGCGCTGCCCAACGGCGTCCAGCTCCTCGCCTCGTATCATCCGTCCCTGCGCAACACCAACACCGGCCGTTTGGACCGCACCATGTTTCTGAGCATCTTCATGCGGGCAAGGGAACTGGCTGGTCTCGACGCCTGAGCATCGCTCTTTTCCGACACAGCCCACGAGGCAACCACAGCCGGGCCAAAGATCATCGCACCAAATCCAACCATCACCAGAATGTCTGTCACGCGGGAACCTCAACGCCCACTCTAGCGTGACGCCAACCCTTTGGATGGCATTCCTTGCACCAGAACAGCCTTCGACATTACTCACGGTGGTTCACATTCGGAGCCAACCACCTATCCCGCAGGCGAATCCAACACAACAGAAGGAGATAACACAAGCATGAGCGCAAAAAACTACTGGCTTGCATTTGGCATCGGAGTGAGCACCGGAGCAGCGCTCGCGCTTCT
This is a stretch of genomic DNA from Edaphobacter acidisoli. It encodes these proteins:
- a CDS encoding uracil-DNA glycosylase, translating into MGSVAPSKVQKTASVLKQLDEAIVNCELCPRLREYCQRIAQTKRRAYQDQTYWGRPVPGFGDLHPRILVLGLAPGAHGANRTGRMFTGDGSGYFMYPVLYDAGLANQPTAVSRDDGLKLHHTRILSIVRCAPPADKPTPAEIRNCAPYLAREIDALPTVRVVLCLGKIAFDSYLSYLHRAGVISRKSEYKFAHAAEYALPNGVQLLASYHPSLRNTNTGRLDRTMFLSIFMRARELAGLDA
- a CDS encoding aldose epimerase family protein, giving the protein MYTNLLRKGLASWRDRVWQGAVRSGILTIVVVILVVVGLAVGWHEHRKGHFARLKAEIRGVPSAPEPQAIRPGGQDVVVLQRSPLPGDAGPEFTSATLLPGRGMSVLQIKAYLPDRGEVDLLASPPLDEAAKLLDDPDKPGAGMTLGAAIEAPWDGQISGAASENGASVTTSWHGHRLVLPNDDNQPGHSAASFGGLLLPVASSEVHATVMPDGGASTARFHADSFDGQWLSKTDVTTMVQLGGRSIEINITARNVGNEAEPIGLGWHPKFQIVSGNREKAMLKLPNSMRVEENARTRLPSGKLLSADGTAYDFTKPEGAPLGTLSLDDTFVHLKPGLLDNGPTIELRDTVSGFGLRITAVTSSIKAVHVYSPAKATYVVIDPAMNYDDPFGGEWGKDEDTGMAVLEPGQSVQWKIRLEIFPLVAAGSGQF